One segment of Candidatus Bathyarchaeota archaeon DNA contains the following:
- the mtnP gene encoding S-methyl-5'-thioadenosine phosphorylase, which translates to MLVFSGRRKKKLKKLAKADVAIIGGTGLEDLLKDAEQIRVGTLYGLPPPIFLGQVNGKPVAFLPRHGIHHSVPPHKVNYRANVFALYKFGVKQVVATNAVGAIKSDFEPGDLVVPHDLVDFTKLRQFTFYDDAPVTHVDMSQLYCPTIRALLIKTAREQGVQVWDRAVLVCTEGPRYETPAEIEMFRRLSCDIVGMTGAPEAMLARELEMCYATICFVSNMAAGMQQQLTADEVAKVAEKKNPVIQQILRETIKHLPSERHCLCAHALRAARFEVK; encoded by the coding sequence ATGCTCGTTTTTTCAGGGAGAAGAAAGAAGAAATTGAAGAAGTTAGCGAAGGCTGATGTGGCAATAATCGGCGGAACTGGTTTAGAAGATTTGTTGAAGGACGCCGAGCAGATTCGAGTTGGAACTCTCTACGGCCTCCCACCTCCCATATTCCTAGGTCAAGTTAACGGAAAACCCGTTGCGTTTCTGCCTCGCCACGGCATCCATCATTCTGTTCCTCCACACAAGGTGAATTATCGAGCCAACGTCTTTGCTTTATACAAATTTGGTGTCAAGCAAGTAGTTGCGACAAACGCGGTTGGAGCCATAAAATCCGATTTTGAACCAGGCGACTTGGTTGTTCCACATGATTTGGTTGACTTCACCAAACTCAGACAGTTCACCTTCTACGACGACGCCCCTGTTACACATGTAGACATGTCTCAGTTGTACTGTCCGACGATTCGTGCGCTTTTGATTAAAACGGCTAGGGAACAGGGTGTGCAGGTATGGGATCGCGCTGTTCTGGTTTGCACGGAGGGCCCCCGTTACGAAACTCCTGCAGAGATTGAAATGTTTAGACGGTTGAGCTGTGACATTGTCGGTATGACGGGCGCGCCAGAAGCTATGCTTGCGCGTGAGCTGGAAATGTGTTACGCAACCATATGTTTTGTTTCGAACATGGCGGCGGGGATGCAGCAACAGTTAACCGCTGATGAAGTGGCTAAGGTAGCAGAAAAGAAAAATCCAGTTATTCAGCAAATTTTAAGAGAAACTATCAAGCACTTACCCTCAGAACGTCACTGTTTGTGTGCGCATGCGCTTAGGGCTGCAAGATTCGAGGTTAAATAA
- a CDS encoding DUF373 family protein produces MPKPTEKESERILVLCVDRDDDLGVKGGIKTPVLGRKENLDAAVSLALRDPEEPDANAMFEAVRIYDHLKEGSKTSENHQIATIAGSELGGVGADRKLVSELTEVLGSFPASDVILVTDGFGDEAILPLVQSRVPVTSVRRIVVAHSESIEETAAVFSRYLKMIWENPRYSRILLGLPGILMIILGILYITGWIRYTGIAFLIVCGAFLLIKGFRIDKAVLKSFRFVREYSPPPLPIQIANYSTVAGILLGLVGCYLGGVNVANSILQPPADFGQWIALLPNLIGWFVSGSIALIIVGICVLLSGRAIRWYFEHDPRLWRTIVIVVAVAWSWPMFYQASQILIYPEQAEIYTVGLVATIIIGIPLIVAAVLATFLLHRKYARFFREKKEEIEEVSEG; encoded by the coding sequence GATGACGATTTGGGCGTGAAAGGAGGGATAAAGACACCAGTTCTTGGAAGAAAGGAAAACTTAGATGCGGCTGTCAGTCTTGCTCTGCGGGATCCTGAGGAGCCAGATGCCAACGCCATGTTTGAAGCGGTTCGAATCTACGATCATCTAAAAGAAGGGAGCAAAACATCTGAGAACCATCAAATTGCAACCATAGCCGGTTCCGAACTTGGTGGAGTGGGCGCAGATAGAAAACTCGTATCTGAACTCACCGAGGTATTAGGAAGCTTTCCAGCAAGCGACGTTATCCTCGTCACTGACGGTTTCGGTGATGAGGCAATTTTACCGTTAGTCCAATCACGGGTGCCGGTGACCTCAGTTCGAAGGATCGTGGTAGCACATAGTGAATCAATCGAAGAAACAGCGGCAGTTTTTTCTCGATATTTAAAAATGATTTGGGAGAACCCACGTTATTCTCGGATTTTGCTTGGCTTACCCGGAATTTTAATGATAATCTTAGGCATTCTATACATAACTGGTTGGATAAGATACACAGGAATAGCCTTTCTCATAGTTTGTGGCGCATTCCTTCTCATAAAAGGATTCAGAATTGACAAAGCAGTACTGAAGTCCTTCAGATTCGTTCGAGAATATTCTCCACCACCCCTTCCAATACAAATAGCAAATTATTCTACAGTCGCTGGGATTTTATTAGGTCTTGTCGGTTGCTATCTGGGGGGAGTCAATGTTGCAAATTCGATACTCCAACCTCCAGCAGATTTTGGTCAATGGATCGCTTTACTTCCCAACCTAATAGGATGGTTTGTTTCAGGATCTATAGCTCTTATAATAGTTGGCATCTGTGTCTTGCTTTCTGGCAGGGCAATCCGCTGGTATTTCGAGCATGACCCTCGGCTGTGGCGCACCATTGTCATTGTGGTTGCGGTTGCATGGTCGTGGCCAATGTTTTACCAAGCATCACAGATTCTTATTTATCCTGAACAGGCAGAAATTTACACCGTAGGGCTTGTAGCTACTATTATTATTGGCATACCTTTAATCGTGGCTGCTGTTTTAGCCACCTTTTTGCTGCATAGAAAATATGCTCGTTTTTTCAGGGAGAAGAAAGAAGAAATTGAAGAAGTTAGCGAAGGCTGA